Proteins encoded together in one Pantoea sp. CCBC3-3-1 window:
- the nuoL gene encoding NADH-quinone oxidoreductase subunit L — protein sequence MNLLYLTILFPLIGFLLLAFSRGRWSENLSATVGMGSVGLAALVTIWVGIDFFSQGQPVFNQALWTWMHVGNFNIKVNLTLDGLSLTMLSVVTGVGFFIHMFASWYMRGDEGYSRFFAYTNLFIASMVVLVLADNLMLMYLGWEGVGLCSYLLIGFYYTDPKNGAAAMKAFIITRVGDVFLAFALFILYNELGTLNFREMVELAPAHFAADNHMLQWATLMLLGGAVGKSAQLPLQTWLADAMAGPTPVSALIHAATMVTAGVYLIARSHGLFLLTPEVLHLVGIIGAITLVLAGFAALVQTDIKRVLAYSTMSQIGYMFLALGVQAWDAAIFHLMTHAFFKALLFLSSGSVILACHHEQNIFKMGGLRKSIPLVYVCFLVGGAALSALPLITAGFFSKDEILAGALANGHINLMVAGLVGAFMTSLYTFRMIFITFHGEEKIHAHAGKGITHHLPLIVLLILSTFIGALIVPPLRGVLPETTELAHGSVLTLEITSGVVAIVGILLAAFLWLGKRSLVNSIASSAPGRFFSTWWFAAWGFDWLYDKVFVKPYLFVAWVLKSDPLNGLMNIPALFSRLANKGLVVSENGYLRWYVASMSVGAVVVLALLMVV from the coding sequence ATGAATCTTCTCTATTTAACCATTTTGTTCCCGCTGATTGGCTTTTTGCTGCTGGCTTTTTCCCGCGGCCGCTGGTCAGAAAACCTGTCGGCAACGGTGGGAATGGGTTCCGTCGGTTTGGCGGCGCTGGTCACGATCTGGGTCGGTATCGACTTTTTCAGCCAGGGACAGCCCGTATTTAATCAGGCGCTTTGGACCTGGATGCACGTTGGCAACTTTAATATCAAGGTCAACCTGACGCTGGACGGTTTATCACTGACCATGCTGTCGGTTGTTACCGGCGTGGGCTTCTTTATCCACATGTTTGCCTCCTGGTATATGCGGGGAGATGAGGGCTATTCGCGCTTCTTTGCCTATACCAACCTGTTTATCGCCAGCATGGTGGTTCTGGTGCTGGCCGATAACCTGATGCTGATGTATCTGGGCTGGGAAGGGGTGGGGCTTTGCTCCTACCTGCTGATTGGCTTCTACTACACCGATCCGAAAAACGGCGCGGCGGCCATGAAAGCTTTTATCATCACCCGTGTGGGCGATGTGTTCCTGGCGTTTGCGTTGTTTATCCTCTACAACGAACTGGGCACGCTGAACTTCCGCGAAATGGTTGAGCTGGCGCCTGCGCACTTCGCGGCGGATAACCACATGCTGCAATGGGCGACGCTGATGCTGCTGGGTGGCGCGGTAGGTAAATCTGCTCAGCTGCCGCTGCAAACCTGGCTGGCCGATGCAATGGCAGGCCCAACGCCGGTTTCCGCGCTGATCCACGCCGCAACCATGGTGACGGCAGGCGTTTACCTGATTGCCCGCAGTCACGGTCTGTTCCTGCTGACGCCGGAAGTGCTGCATCTGGTGGGGATTATTGGTGCGATAACGCTGGTGCTGGCAGGCTTTGCCGCGCTGGTGCAGACCGATATCAAACGCGTGCTGGCTTACTCAACCATGAGTCAGATTGGCTATATGTTCCTCGCCCTGGGCGTTCAGGCCTGGGACGCGGCCATTTTCCATCTGATGACCCATGCGTTCTTTAAAGCGCTGCTGTTCCTCTCTTCCGGTTCGGTGATCCTTGCCTGCCATCACGAGCAGAACATCTTCAAGATGGGCGGCCTGCGTAAAAGCATTCCGCTGGTGTATGTCTGCTTCCTGGTGGGCGGCGCGGCGCTGTCAGCGTTACCGCTGATTACCGCGGGCTTCTTCAGTAAGGATGAGATCCTGGCGGGCGCGCTGGCAAATGGACACATTAACCTGATGGTTGCGGGTCTGGTCGGCGCATTTATGACCTCGCTCTACACCTTCCGTATGATCTTTATTACCTTCCATGGCGAAGAAAAAATTCACGCGCACGCGGGCAAAGGCATTACGCATCATTTGCCGCTAATCGTGCTGCTGATCCTCTCAACCTTTATTGGTGCACTGATTGTTCCACCGCTCAGAGGCGTACTGCCAGAAACGACGGAACTGGCGCACGGCAGCGTGCTGACACTGGAAATCACCTCGGGCGTGGTAGCGATTGTCGGCATCCTGCTCGCGGCGTTCCTGTGGCTGGGTAAACGCTCACTGGTAAACAGTATCGCCAGCAGCGCACCGGGACGCTTCTTCTCTACCTGGTGGTTTGCTGCCTGGGGCTTCGACTGGCTGTATGACAAGGTTTTCGTCAAGCCTTACCTGTTTGTCGCCTGGGTACTGAAAAGCGATCCGCTGAACGGGCTGATGAATATCCCGGCGCTGTTCTCCCGTCTGGCGAACAAAGGGCTGGTAGTCAGCGAGAACGGCTATCTGCGCTGGTATGTCGCTTCCATGAGCGTTGGTGCGGTGGTCGTGCTGGCGCTGCTGATGGTGGTTTAA
- a CDS encoding glucan biosynthesis protein D, which produces MNRRMFMKASMAFATVSGMSGLSTLFAQAAWADTDIADGTAKNFDYDVLKKMAADLAKKPYGGAPAPLPETLATMTPQAYNEIQYDASHSLWNDIPNRELDVQFFHVGMGFKRRLRMFSVDNNRQAREIHFRPELFNYNNAKVDTKQLEGKTDLGFAGFRAFKKPELASKDIVSFLGASYFRAVDETYQYGLSARGVAINTFGSKEEFPDFTAFWFDTPKADDTTFTVYTLLDGESCTGAFKFIIHCEEKRVVMEVENHLYARKDIDQLGIAPMTTMFSCGNNERRMCDTIHPQIHDSDRLAMWTGNGEWICRPLNNPQRLTYNAYQDENPRGFGMLQLNHDFQDYQDVIGWYNKRPSLWVEPVGKWGKGAINLMEIPTTGETLDNIVCFWRPADAIKAGSEHSFSYKLYWSGLPPVRSGLSRVNATRTGMGGFPEGWAPGEHYPDVWARRFAVDFVGGDLKAAAPKGIEPVITTTSGTIKQVEILYVEPIDGYRILFDWYPNSPSTEPVNLRLFLRTKDETLTETWLYQYFPPAPDKRKYVDDRQMTAG; this is translated from the coding sequence ATGAATCGAAGAATGTTTATGAAAGCGTCAATGGCTTTCGCTACGGTAAGCGGGATGTCCGGTTTATCGACTTTATTTGCGCAGGCCGCCTGGGCAGATACCGATATCGCCGACGGCACGGCGAAAAATTTTGATTACGACGTGCTGAAGAAGATGGCCGCAGACCTTGCGAAAAAGCCTTACGGCGGCGCGCCAGCTCCCCTGCCGGAAACGCTGGCGACGATGACGCCACAGGCTTACAACGAAATTCAGTACGACGCCAGTCACTCGCTGTGGAACGACATTCCTAATCGCGAACTTGACGTCCAGTTTTTCCATGTCGGGATGGGCTTTAAACGCCGCCTGCGCATGTTCTCAGTTGATAACAACCGTCAGGCGCGCGAGATCCATTTCCGCCCGGAGCTGTTCAACTACAACAATGCCAAAGTGGACACCAAACAGCTGGAAGGCAAAACCGATCTGGGCTTTGCTGGCTTCCGCGCCTTCAAAAAGCCTGAACTGGCAAGCAAGGACATCGTTTCCTTCCTCGGTGCCAGCTACTTCCGCGCCGTCGATGAAACCTATCAATACGGCTTGTCCGCTCGCGGCGTTGCGATTAATACTTTCGGCAGTAAAGAAGAGTTCCCGGACTTCACCGCCTTCTGGTTTGATACGCCAAAAGCGGATGACACCACCTTTACCGTCTATACATTGCTGGATGGCGAAAGCTGTACGGGCGCATTTAAATTCATCATCCACTGCGAAGAGAAACGCGTGGTGATGGAGGTGGAAAATCATCTGTATGCCCGCAAAGATATCGATCAGTTGGGTATTGCGCCGATGACCACCATGTTCAGCTGCGGCAATAACGAACGTCGTATGTGTGACACCATTCATCCGCAGATCCACGACTCCGATCGTCTGGCAATGTGGACCGGCAACGGCGAGTGGATCTGCCGTCCGCTGAACAATCCGCAGCGTCTGACCTATAACGCTTATCAGGATGAAAACCCGCGCGGCTTCGGCATGTTGCAGCTTAATCATGATTTCCAGGATTATCAGGACGTGATTGGCTGGTACAACAAGCGTCCCAGCCTGTGGGTTGAGCCGGTTGGTAAATGGGGCAAAGGGGCCATCAACCTGATGGAAATCCCGACGACCGGCGAAACGCTGGATAATATTGTCTGCTTCTGGCGTCCGGCTGACGCGATCAAGGCGGGAAGCGAGCACAGCTTCAGCTATAAGCTCTACTGGAGCGGCCTGCCACCGGTACGCAGCGGCCTTTCTCGTGTTAACGCAACGCGTACCGGCATGGGCGGTTTCCCGGAAGGCTGGGCGCCGGGTGAGCATTACCCGGATGTCTGGGCGCGTCGTTTCGCCGTTGATTTTGTCGGTGGCGATCTGAAAGCGGCTGCACCGAAAGGCATTGAGCCGGTGATTACGACGACGTCAGGCACGATTAAGCAGGTTGAAATCCTCTACGTCGAACCGATTGACGGCTATCGCATCCTGTTTGACTGGTATCCGAACAGCCCGTCAACCGAGCCGGTGAACCTGCGTCTGTTCCTGCGCACGAAAGATGAAACGCTGACTGAAACCTGGCTGTATCAATATTTCCCACCCGCGCCAGACAAGCGTAAATATGTCGATGACCGCCAGATGACGGCGGGCTAA
- the elaB gene encoding stress response protein ElaB — translation MANATEIDPQDTRLDDDLALLTETLEEVLKSSGDPADQKYVELKAKAEKSLNDVKARVSNASDTYYYRAKQVASRADEYVHEKPWQGIGVGATLGLVVGLLLARR, via the coding sequence ATGGCTAACGCAACTGAAATCGATCCACAAGATACCCGTCTCGATGACGATCTGGCGCTGCTGACCGAAACGCTGGAAGAGGTGCTGAAATCCTCTGGCGATCCGGCCGATCAGAAGTATGTTGAGCTGAAAGCGAAGGCTGAGAAGTCGCTGAACGACGTTAAAGCTCGCGTCAGCAATGCTTCCGACACCTACTACTATCGCGCTAAGCAGGTCGCCAGCCGTGCCGATGAATACGTACACGAAAAACCATGGCAGGGTATCGGCGTTGGTGCCACTCTGGGTCTGGTTGTCGGTTTACTGCTCGCACGTCGCTAA
- a CDS encoding GNAT family N-acetyltransferase, with protein MNIIWQDLHHSELSAPLLYQLLALRNAVFVVEQNCAYQDIDGADLAHENRHLLGWFDDRLLAYARILSPEEHSQPVKIGRVIVSSEARGLSLGNRLMEQAVDLCKEHWPQHKIKLSAQAHLQAFYGHFGFKTVSDVYLEDNIPHVDMEK; from the coding sequence ATGAATATTATCTGGCAGGATTTACATCATAGCGAGCTAAGCGCGCCGCTGCTTTATCAGCTGCTGGCTTTGCGTAATGCGGTATTTGTTGTTGAGCAGAACTGCGCCTATCAGGATATTGATGGCGCCGATTTGGCGCATGAAAATCGTCATTTGCTGGGCTGGTTTGACGATCGGCTACTGGCCTATGCCCGCATTCTTTCGCCTGAAGAACACAGTCAGCCGGTGAAAATTGGCCGGGTCATCGTCTCCAGCGAGGCGCGTGGATTGAGTCTCGGCAATCGTTTAATGGAGCAGGCTGTCGATCTCTGCAAAGAACACTGGCCTCAGCATAAAATCAAGCTCTCTGCTCAGGCGCATTTGCAGGCGTTTTATGGCCACTTTGGCTTTAAAACGGTGAGCGATGTTTATCTGGAAGATAATATTCCGCATGTGGATATGGAGAAGTAA
- the nuoK gene encoding NADH-quinone oxidoreductase subunit NuoK, with product MIPLQHGLILAAILFVLGLTGVIIRRNLLFMLISLEIMINAAALAFVVAGSYWGQADGQVMYILAISLAAAEASIGLALLLQLHRRSQNLNIDKVSEMRG from the coding sequence ATGATCCCTTTGCAACATGGCCTCATTCTGGCGGCTATTCTCTTTGTCCTCGGCCTCACTGGCGTGATTATTCGTCGTAATCTGCTATTTATGCTGATTAGCCTCGAAATCATGATTAACGCGGCAGCGCTGGCGTTCGTGGTGGCGGGGAGCTACTGGGGACAAGCCGACGGCCAGGTGATGTATATCCTGGCGATCAGCCTTGCCGCAGCGGAGGCCAGTATCGGCCTGGCGCTGTTGCTGCAGCTGCATCGTCGTAGCCAGAACCTCAACATTGACAAAGTGAGTGAGATGCGCGGATGA
- the nuoM gene encoding NADH-quinone oxidoreductase subunit M has protein sequence MLLPWLILIPFIGGLLCWQLERFSVKLPRWIALIAMGLTLALSLQLWLQGGYSLTQAVGLPQWQSEFSHSWIPRFGISVHLALDGLSLLMVVLTGLLGVMAILCSWNEIEKWQGFFHLNLLWILGGVIGVFLAIDMFLFFFFWEMMLVPMYFLIALWGHKASDGKTRITAATKFFIYTQASGLVMLIAILALVFVNYNATGVWTFNYEDLLKTPMSNSVEYMLMLGFFIAFAVKMPVVPLHGWLPDAHSQAPTAGSVDLAGILLKTAAYGLLRFALPLFPNASAEFAPIAMWLGIIGIFYGAWMAFSQYDIKRLIAYTSISHMGFVLIAIYTGSQLAFQGAVVQMIAHGLSAAALFILCGQLYERLHTRDMRQMGGLWSRIKWLPGLSLFFAVANLGMPGTGNFVGEFMILTGSFQSVPVIIVVATFGLVFASVYSLIMMQRAYYGAPKSETPLRGMSPREFLMIMVLVVLLVLLGVYPQPILDTSHAAMSNIQQWYTASISTTRP, from the coding sequence ATGTTATTACCCTGGCTAATATTAATCCCGTTCATCGGTGGCCTGCTGTGCTGGCAGCTGGAACGCTTTAGCGTCAAGCTGCCGCGCTGGATCGCGCTGATCGCAATGGGACTGACGCTGGCGCTATCGTTGCAACTTTGGTTGCAGGGCGGCTATTCGTTAACGCAGGCTGTGGGCCTGCCACAGTGGCAGTCTGAATTTTCGCATTCGTGGATCCCACGTTTTGGCATTAGCGTGCACCTGGCGCTGGACGGTCTGTCGCTGCTGATGGTCGTGCTTACCGGCCTGCTTGGCGTGATGGCTATTCTCTGTTCATGGAACGAGATTGAAAAATGGCAGGGCTTCTTCCACCTTAACCTGTTGTGGATCCTCGGCGGCGTGATTGGCGTGTTCCTTGCCATCGACATGTTCCTGTTCTTCTTCTTCTGGGAAATGATGCTGGTGCCGATGTATTTCCTCATCGCACTTTGGGGTCATAAAGCCTCGGACGGGAAGACACGTATTACCGCCGCGACCAAATTCTTTATCTATACGCAGGCCAGCGGCCTGGTGATGCTGATTGCCATTCTGGCGCTGGTTTTCGTCAACTACAACGCCACCGGCGTGTGGACCTTCAACTACGAAGATCTGCTGAAAACGCCGATGTCGAACAGCGTTGAATATATGCTGATGCTCGGCTTCTTTATCGCTTTCGCGGTGAAAATGCCGGTTGTGCCGCTGCATGGCTGGCTGCCCGATGCGCACAGTCAGGCACCAACGGCAGGTTCGGTTGACCTCGCGGGGATCCTGTTGAAAACCGCAGCTTACGGCCTGCTGCGCTTTGCGCTACCGCTGTTCCCCAATGCATCGGCAGAGTTTGCGCCGATTGCGATGTGGCTGGGGATTATCGGTATTTTCTACGGCGCGTGGATGGCGTTCTCGCAGTACGATATCAAGCGCCTGATCGCTTATACCTCTATCTCGCATATGGGCTTTGTGCTGATCGCCATCTACACCGGCAGCCAGCTGGCGTTCCAGGGCGCGGTAGTACAGATGATTGCTCACGGTCTGTCTGCTGCGGCACTGTTTATTCTGTGCGGCCAGCTTTATGAACGCCTGCATACCCGCGATATGCGCCAGATGGGCGGTCTGTGGTCGCGCATTAAATGGCTACCGGGTCTGTCGCTATTTTTTGCCGTTGCCAACCTTGGCATGCCGGGCACCGGGAACTTCGTGGGGGAATTTATGATCCTCACCGGCAGCTTCCAGTCGGTACCGGTTATTATCGTTGTTGCGACATTTGGCCTGGTTTTCGCTTCCGTTTACTCGCTGATCATGATGCAGCGCGCCTATTACGGTGCGCCAAAGTCAGAAACGCCGCTGCGCGGGATGTCGCCGCGTGAGTTCCTGATGATTATGGTGCTGGTGGTTCTGCTGGTGCTGTTGGGCGTTTATCCGCAGCCGATTCTGGATACCTCACATGCTGCCATGAGCAATATTCAGCAGTGGTACACCGCTTCAATTTCAACTACAAGGCCGTAA
- the nuoN gene encoding NADH-quinone oxidoreductase subunit NuoN, with the protein MTITPQQLIALLPMLIVGLTVVVVMLSIAWRRNHFVNATLAVVGLNLALFSLWFVGQAAPMDVTPLLRVDGFSMLYTGLVILASLATCTFAYPWLETYPDNREEFYLLVLIAALGGIVLASANHLASMFIGIELISLPLFGLVGYAFQQKRSLEASIKYTIMSAVASSFLLFGMALLYADSGNLGFVALGHSLNDSMLHQPLLLAGLGMMIVGLGFKLSLVPFHLWTPDVYQGAPAPVSTFLATASKIAIFGVVMRLFLYAPAADSEAVRLVLAIIAVASILFGNLMAISQSNIKRLLGYSSIAHLGYLLVALIAIQTHQLSLEAVGVYLAGYLFSSLGAFGVVSLMSSPYRGPDADSLYSYRGLFWHRPILSAVMTVMMLSLAGIPMTLGFIGKFYVIAVGVSANLWWLTGAVVVGSAIGLYYYLRVTVSLYLTPPELLQRDTPANWAFTAGGVVVLISAILVLLLGIYPQPLISLVQMAQPLM; encoded by the coding sequence ATGACAATAACTCCTCAACAATTGATCGCGCTTCTGCCGATGCTGATCGTCGGATTGACGGTAGTCGTGGTGATGCTGTCCATTGCGTGGCGACGCAACCACTTCGTCAACGCCACGCTGGCGGTAGTTGGCCTTAACCTGGCGCTGTTCTCGCTCTGGTTTGTCGGGCAGGCCGCGCCAATGGACGTCACGCCGCTGCTGCGGGTCGATGGTTTTTCAATGCTCTATACCGGGCTGGTGATCCTTGCCAGCCTGGCGACCTGTACCTTTGCTTACCCGTGGCTGGAGACTTACCCGGATAACCGGGAAGAGTTCTATCTGCTGGTGCTGATTGCGGCGCTGGGCGGCATTGTGCTGGCCAGCGCGAATCATCTGGCGTCCATGTTTATCGGTATTGAGCTGATTTCTCTGCCGCTGTTTGGCCTGGTCGGTTATGCCTTCCAGCAAAAACGCTCGCTGGAAGCGAGCATCAAGTACACCATTATGTCGGCGGTGGCTTCATCGTTTCTGCTGTTTGGTATGGCGCTACTTTACGCCGACTCCGGCAATCTGGGCTTTGTCGCGCTCGGTCACAGCCTGAACGACAGTATGCTGCATCAGCCGCTGCTGCTGGCCGGCCTGGGGATGATGATCGTTGGGCTCGGCTTTAAGCTCTCGCTGGTGCCTTTCCACCTGTGGACGCCGGATGTCTATCAGGGCGCGCCTGCGCCGGTCTCGACTTTCCTCGCCACCGCCAGCAAAATCGCCATTTTTGGCGTGGTGATGCGTCTGTTCCTGTACGCGCCAGCGGCTGACAGCGAGGCTGTGCGTCTGGTGCTGGCGATTATTGCCGTTGCGTCGATTCTGTTCGGCAACCTGATGGCGATTTCGCAGAGCAATATCAAGCGTCTGCTGGGCTATTCGTCGATTGCGCATCTGGGCTATCTGCTGGTGGCGCTGATTGCCATTCAGACGCATCAGCTGTCGCTGGAAGCGGTAGGCGTTTATCTGGCGGGTTATCTGTTTAGCAGCCTGGGTGCCTTTGGTGTGGTAAGCCTGATGTCCAGCCCGTACCGCGGCCCGGATGCAGACTCCCTGTATTCGTATCGTGGTCTGTTCTGGCATCGCCCAATCCTGTCGGCGGTGATGACCGTGATGATGCTGTCGCTGGCGGGGATCCCGATGACGTTAGGCTTTATCGGTAAGTTTTACGTTATCGCGGTGGGTGTGAGCGCCAATTTGTGGTGGCTGACCGGTGCGGTAGTGGTAGGGAGCGCCATTGGCCTTTACTACTATCTGCGCGTCACCGTCAGTCTTTATCTGACGCCGCCGGAGCTGTTACAGCGTGATACGCCAGCCAACTGGGCATTTACCGCGGGCGGTGTGGTGGTGCTGATTTCAGCCATTCTGGTCCTGCTGCTGGGTATCTATCCTCAGCCGCTGATCTCACTGGTGCAGATGGCCCAGCCGCTGATGTAG
- the menD gene encoding 2-succinyl-5-enolpyruvyl-6-hydroxy-3-cyclohexene-1-carboxylic-acid synthase: MSHSIFNRSWAAVILHALTRHGVEHICIAAGSRSAPLTLEAGKRMICHTHFDERGLGHLALGLAKASRQPVAIIVTSGTAVANLYPAVIEASLTGERLIVISADRPPELIDCGANQAIGQTGIFASHISGSLNLPRPSPDIPARWLVSAIDALLQRHSSGAVHINCPLAEPLYGEEGETFQRWYDPLGRWWHDDQRWLTLDDGQSTPVMSDWHSWRQRRGLIVAGKMSAEEGERLAAWAAELGWPLLADVQSQTGMPLPCAEVWLREPHARETLSQTQIIVQFGGHLTGKNVTSWLAAAQPDAWWLIDPLPGRLDPAHHRSRRIKAGIAAWLAAHPAVAHPCWAPSLTTLANETQTRLRRKLTQFGEARLAALLPALLPPEGSLFLGNSLTIRLVDAFAQLPAGYPVFANRGASGIDGLISTAAGIQRASQKPLLAAIGDLSALYDLNSLALLRQVTAPLVLIVVNNNGGRIFSLLPTPLEQRERFFAMPQQVDFSAAAAMFALRYHQPQDWTSLLSAVEQAWLSEKATLIELRVEDCQGASLLAAAVKGDV; encoded by the coding sequence ATGTCACACAGTATCTTCAACCGCAGCTGGGCTGCCGTGATCCTTCATGCCTTAACCCGCCACGGGGTGGAGCACATCTGCATCGCGGCAGGCTCGCGCTCTGCACCGCTGACGCTTGAAGCCGGGAAACGCATGATTTGCCATACGCATTTCGACGAGCGCGGCCTTGGACATCTCGCACTGGGCCTGGCGAAAGCGAGCCGTCAACCGGTAGCGATTATTGTGACTTCCGGGACTGCCGTCGCCAACCTTTATCCTGCGGTTATTGAAGCAAGCCTGACCGGGGAACGCCTGATTGTTATCAGCGCCGATCGGCCGCCAGAGCTGATTGACTGCGGCGCGAATCAGGCTATCGGTCAGACCGGCATTTTTGCCTCACATATCAGTGGTTCCCTGAATTTACCTCGTCCTTCGCCTGATATTCCGGCTCGCTGGCTGGTCTCCGCCATCGATGCGCTTTTGCAACGGCATTCGTCAGGAGCGGTACATATTAATTGTCCTCTGGCAGAGCCGCTTTATGGCGAAGAAGGCGAGACGTTTCAGCGCTGGTACGACCCGCTTGGCCGCTGGTGGCATGACGATCAGCGCTGGCTTACGCTGGATGACGGTCAAAGTACGCCTGTAATGAGTGACTGGCACAGCTGGCGGCAGAGGCGTGGACTCATCGTTGCGGGCAAGATGAGTGCCGAAGAGGGCGAGCGGCTGGCAGCATGGGCGGCTGAACTGGGCTGGCCTTTACTGGCAGATGTGCAGTCGCAAACCGGCATGCCGTTGCCCTGCGCGGAAGTCTGGCTGCGCGAACCTCATGCGCGGGAAACGTTATCGCAGACGCAAATCATCGTGCAGTTTGGTGGCCATCTGACCGGTAAAAACGTCACCTCCTGGCTGGCAGCCGCTCAGCCGGATGCCTGGTGGCTGATCGATCCGCTGCCGGGCCGCCTCGATCCTGCCCATCATCGCAGCCGTCGTATTAAGGCCGGTATTGCCGCCTGGCTGGCCGCGCATCCTGCCGTTGCCCACCCCTGCTGGGCTCCTTCCTTAACGACGCTGGCGAATGAGACGCAAACCCGGCTCAGACGCAAACTGACGCAGTTTGGCGAAGCCCGGCTGGCCGCGCTGTTGCCAGCGCTGTTGCCGCCAGAAGGCAGTTTGTTTCTCGGCAACAGCCTGACTATTCGCCTGGTGGATGCTTTTGCTCAGCTTCCCGCGGGCTATCCCGTTTTCGCTAACCGGGGAGCCAGCGGCATCGACGGATTAATTTCCACCGCAGCAGGTATCCAGCGCGCCAGCCAAAAACCGTTACTGGCGGCGATCGGCGATCTTTCGGCACTGTATGATCTCAACAGCCTGGCGTTACTCAGGCAGGTCACTGCGCCGCTGGTGCTGATCGTAGTAAACAACAATGGCGGCCGGATATTTTCACTGCTCCCTACGCCCCTCGAACAGCGCGAGCGGTTTTTTGCCATGCCGCAGCAGGTGGATTTTTCCGCAGCGGCGGCGATGTTTGCGTTGCGCTATCACCAGCCGCAGGACTGGACATCGTTGCTTTCCGCTGTTGAGCAAGCCTGGCTAAGTGAAAAAGCCACCTTGATTGAATTACGGGTTGAGGATTGCCAGGGCGCCAGCCTGCTGGCGGCTGCCGTGAAGGGGGACGTATGA
- the nuoJ gene encoding NADH-quinone oxidoreductase subunit J, whose protein sequence is MEFAFYLCGLVAVLTTLRVITHTNPVHALLYLIISLLAIAGVFFTLGAYFAGALEIIVYAGAIMVLFVFVVMMLNLGDSVQAQEREWLKPGVWFGPGLLSLLLLGVVVYAIRSINDQGIDGTMIDAKAVGISLFGPYVLAVELASMLLLAGLVVAYHIGREQRAGEVLSNRPADAAKSKKEEHA, encoded by the coding sequence ATGGAATTTGCATTTTATCTTTGCGGACTGGTGGCGGTGCTAACGACGTTGCGCGTTATTACCCACACTAACCCGGTCCACGCACTGCTGTATCTGATTATCTCCCTGCTGGCGATTGCCGGGGTGTTTTTCACGCTGGGCGCCTATTTCGCCGGTGCGTTGGAAATCATCGTCTATGCCGGGGCGATTATGGTGCTTTTTGTGTTCGTGGTGATGATGCTCAACCTGGGCGACAGCGTTCAGGCTCAGGAGCGCGAATGGCTCAAGCCCGGCGTCTGGTTTGGGCCGGGGCTGCTCTCGTTGCTGCTGCTGGGCGTAGTGGTTTACGCCATTCGCTCAATCAACGATCAGGGCATTGACGGCACCATGATTGATGCCAAAGCCGTGGGTATCAGCCTGTTTGGTCCTTACGTGCTGGCGGTGGAACTGGCTTCCATGCTGCTGCTGGCGGGTCTGGTGGTGGCTTACCACATTGGCCGCGAGCAGCGTGCTGGCGAAGTCCTGAGTAACCGTCCTGCGGATGCAGCAAAAAGCAAGAAGGAGGAACACGCATGA
- a CDS encoding pentapeptide repeat-containing protein — translation MIPLASNSDYFDQSFSKLDFSASRLEGTSFEECEFKHCNFTSARLTRCKFINCTFSHCNLSVMEIIGSRFTEISFDECKLSGIDWTRAHWPAFSLAPELQFTKSILTNASFFGLTLRGLKLEECRLNEVDFRECDLSSAEIIRCDLAGSLFSNTNLREADFTDSWDFQIDVLNNAVARAKFSRLEAVSLLESLGIELVD, via the coding sequence ATGATCCCGCTCGCCAGTAACAGTGACTATTTCGACCAATCTTTCAGTAAGCTGGATTTTTCGGCCTCGCGTTTAGAAGGCACCAGCTTCGAAGAGTGTGAATTCAAACACTGTAACTTTACCTCAGCACGCCTGACCCGATGCAAATTTATTAACTGCACCTTCAGTCATTGTAATCTTAGCGTGATGGAGATCATCGGTTCGCGTTTCACTGAAATCAGTTTTGACGAGTGCAAACTCAGCGGTATTGACTGGACCCGGGCGCACTGGCCAGCATTCAGTCTTGCTCCTGAGCTGCAATTCACAAAGTCGATTTTGACTAATGCTTCTTTTTTTGGCCTGACGCTACGCGGCCTGAAACTGGAAGAGTGCCGGCTGAACGAGGTCGATTTCAGAGAGTGCGATCTCTCTTCTGCTGAAATTATCCGCTGCGACCTGGCAGGGAGTTTGTTCAGCAATACGAATCTCCGGGAAGCCGATTTTACCGATTCCTGGGACTTTCAAATCGATGTGCTGAACAACGCTGTCGCTCGCGCAAAATTTTCCCGTCTTGAAGCGGTAAGCCTGCTGGAAAGTCTGGGTATTGAGCTGGTTGATTAA